One window of Mycoplasma cottewii genomic DNA carries:
- a CDS encoding APC family permease, with protein sequence MKNKGKLFEFLTLFAMVVGTVIGAGIYIKNKLILEATHNPIIAIILWLVVGIACVAVVYLFLEISSSTNKQGSGTISVWAQKFMNRKIGSFFSIFQTYVYAPVMMSVFSTAMIGFALKIANFSLPGYVYWLIFLLVGIFIIISTTILTVSSLHTSRRIIAIGTVIKFIPLVVALISGFVIVAIFGIKDGTFGNGTPETWSIDSFEPLSFFRGFGGILFAFDGFVYICNAQKRAKHKDVVPKALLFGMVFVSIFYVLMAVSLFLGSTDGSIAELLKRLFNGGQVKDSTAANVLVAIITTLICWLGIAGYSYISVIGLESDLADKVQVSEIDNIHDEKVKIRKIAIKINIVTIVFHVAFTCASAFSNISLKETYNSIVPAKSFDVGEQIANLIQVFSSACSCFSFAIMTSVIIAGLWNRKTNKVEVEKRKGFVVIGIFSTIAIVLFTSMGLFTFIVPDEVLYGNETWFNSGKGQGWLFILLSVLSIVFVYIIWYIQERQRIRMQVTLNDSTTARITK encoded by the coding sequence ATGAAAAATAAAGGAAAACTGTTTGAGTTTCTTACTTTGTTTGCCATGGTTGTTGGTACTGTTATTGGTGCAGGTATCTATATTAAAAATAAACTAATTTTAGAAGCTACTCACAACCCAATTATCGCTATTATTTTATGATTAGTTGTTGGTATTGCTTGTGTGGCCGTTGTTTATTTATTTTTAGAAATCTCATCTTCAACAAATAAACAAGGAAGTGGAACAATAAGTGTTTGAGCTCAAAAATTTATGAACCGCAAAATTGGATCGTTTTTTTCAATTTTCCAAACTTATGTATATGCTCCAGTTATGATGAGTGTGTTTTCAACTGCAATGATAGGATTTGCATTGAAAATAGCTAACTTCTCACTTCCTGGTTATGTTTATTGATTAATATTTTTATTAGTAGGAATCTTTATTATTATTTCAACTACAATTTTAACTGTTTCAAGTTTACATACTTCACGTAGAATTATCGCTATTGGAACAGTAATTAAATTTATTCCATTAGTTGTAGCTTTAATTTCAGGATTTGTTATTGTAGCTATCTTTGGAATAAAAGACGGAACATTTGGAAATGGAACACCTGAAACTTGATCTATTGATAGTTTTGAACCGTTATCATTCTTTAGAGGATTTGGTGGAATTCTATTTGCATTTGATGGATTTGTTTATATTTGTAATGCTCAAAAAAGAGCAAAACATAAAGATGTAGTTCCAAAAGCATTATTATTTGGAATGGTATTTGTTTCTATATTTTATGTTCTTATGGCAGTTTCATTATTCTTAGGTTCAACTGATGGTTCAATTGCCGAATTATTAAAAAGATTATTTAATGGTGGACAAGTTAAAGACTCAACTGCAGCCAATGTTTTAGTTGCTATAATTACTACTTTAATTTGTTGGTTAGGAATTGCTGGATATTCATATATTTCAGTTATTGGATTAGAATCAGATCTTGCTGATAAAGTTCAAGTTTCAGAAATTGATAATATTCATGACGAAAAAGTAAAAATTAGAAAAATAGCAATCAAAATAAATATCGTAACAATTGTTTTCCATGTGGCATTTACATGTGCTAGTGCATTTTCAAACATTTCTTTAAAAGAAACTTATAATTCTATTGTTCCTGCTAAATCATTTGATGTAGGAGAACAAATAGCTAACTTAATTCAAGTTTTCTCATCAGCTTGTTCATGTTTCTCATTTGCTATTATGACTTCTGTTATTATTGCAGGATTATGAAACAGAAAAACAAATAAAGTTGAAGTTGAAAAACGTAAAGGATTTGTTGTTATAGGAATTTTTTCAACAATTGCTATTGTATTATTTACTTCTATGGGATTATTTACTTTTATTGTTCCTGATGAAGTACTTTATGGAAATGAAACTTGATTTAACTCTGGAAAAGGTCAAGGTTGACTATTTATTTTACTTTCAGTTCTAAGTATTGTTTTTGTATATATTATTTGATATATTCAAGAAAGACAAAGAATAAGAATGCAGGTGACTTTAAATGACAGTACAACAGCAAGAATTACTAAATAA
- a CDS encoding HAD-IC family P-type ATPase, whose protein sequence is MLRLNKKNNNQLKYKNEEYVKNLSNSKLDKIEKTLDSQIGLDDKQREQNTSKFKNNYIVVKKFPIIKKMLESLVEPFSILLWIIGIIEFAIFTFVDRNAITLISAIMIIFMIFLASTVDFIQEYRAYQTNLELNKMIENHFLVLNKKITNIKELNFDNVKPDLIELEQSKLTIGDVVLLNQGDIVPSDCRIIWNDNLYVDQSTLTGENNPIKKDINNKNKNLIELENILFKETTIVSGSCLAVVINVSENNYSNSLLQSAEEESVSDYEKSMSKVTKILVFSILTLVPIITLISLIRNDFSNYSSAIIFGLSIAVSLTPEALPAIISSNLKLGSKKLSKEKVVIKKLSVIQNMGSVNVVATDKTGTLTLENINLNDYKDLNNQSSELLKQYLYYNAYFQRNLFNNIDKAIVNANLNVDLTKIKLLDEQQFSHETRINSVLINDSKQNIQITKGSVEEMLEIISFVNDKKVVEMNDEIKNKIIKQANNWSEKGYRVILIATKITDQIQTNDLVYQGMAMFEDVVKPEVEQAIETFKKYGVDIKVLTGDNKNTTKHIADKIGIKSSKLVAGEILDKLNSSQIDELTRTVNIFYKLSPFEKAQIIHSLKKENVVAYLGDGVNDAIALKKADVGISVNNATPLAKSCADVILLEKDLNVLENAFVKGRQTFANAVKYIKITVASNFGIMLTLLISTMWLKFEAMSPIQLLIQNLIFDFANLIFVFDNVDQISIKKPKKWNIKTIIPFGIINGLVQTIISFINFFILYFAFDVKGQNMDAIHQFQTAYFLESILTHIVIILVYRTELISFIQSIPSKEMVIGMLFFACLPFMIIFADLNTGDLFNFNLGKSNFNWWFLILFGLEIFAWILAELFKFTYKNIFKSWL, encoded by the coding sequence ATGCTGAGATTAAATAAGAAAAATAATAACCAATTAAAATACAAAAATGAAGAATATGTTAAAAATCTTTCAAATTCAAAATTAGATAAAATTGAAAAAACATTAGATTCACAAATTGGATTAGATGATAAACAAAGAGAACAAAATACATCAAAATTTAAAAACAATTATATAGTTGTTAAGAAATTTCCAATTATTAAAAAAATGCTTGAATCTCTTGTTGAACCATTTTCTATTTTGTTATGAATAATTGGTATTATTGAATTTGCTATTTTTACTTTTGTTGATAGAAACGCGATAACTTTAATATCTGCTATTATGATTATCTTTATGATATTTCTAGCAAGTACTGTTGATTTTATTCAAGAATATAGAGCTTATCAAACTAATTTAGAACTAAATAAAATGATAGAAAATCACTTTTTAGTTTTAAATAAAAAAATCACAAATATTAAGGAATTAAATTTCGATAATGTTAAACCAGATCTAATAGAACTAGAGCAATCTAAACTAACTATTGGAGATGTAGTTTTATTAAACCAAGGTGATATTGTTCCTAGTGATTGTAGAATTATTTGAAATGATAATTTATATGTTGATCAATCAACTTTAACAGGAGAAAATAATCCAATTAAAAAAGATATTAATAATAAAAATAAAAATTTAATAGAGCTAGAAAATATCTTATTTAAAGAAACAACTATAGTATCTGGATCTTGTTTAGCTGTTGTTATAAATGTTAGTGAGAATAATTATTCTAATTCATTATTACAAAGTGCTGAAGAAGAAAGTGTTAGTGATTATGAAAAATCAATGTCAAAAGTTACTAAGATCTTAGTTTTTTCTATTCTAACTTTAGTTCCAATTATTACATTAATTTCATTAATTAGAAATGATTTTTCAAATTATAGTTCAGCAATAATATTTGGTCTTTCAATCGCAGTTTCATTAACTCCAGAAGCATTACCTGCAATTATCTCATCAAACTTAAAATTAGGAAGTAAAAAATTATCTAAAGAAAAAGTAGTTATTAAAAAACTATCTGTTATTCAAAATATGGGTTCGGTTAATGTTGTTGCAACTGATAAAACAGGAACTTTAACTTTAGAAAATATTAATTTAAATGACTATAAAGATTTAAATAATCAATCTAGTGAGTTATTAAAACAATACCTATACTACAATGCATATTTCCAAAGAAACTTATTTAATAATATTGATAAAGCAATTGTTAATGCTAATTTAAACGTTGATCTAACAAAAATTAAATTATTAGATGAACAACAATTTAGTCATGAAACTAGAATAAATTCAGTATTGATTAATGATTCAAAACAAAACATTCAAATCACTAAAGGTAGTGTTGAAGAAATGTTAGAAATAATATCATTTGTTAATGATAAAAAAGTTGTCGAAATGAATGATGAAATTAAAAATAAAATCATAAAACAAGCAAATAATTGATCAGAAAAAGGTTATAGAGTTATTTTAATTGCTACTAAAATAACAGATCAAATTCAAACAAATGATTTAGTTTATCAAGGTATGGCTATGTTTGAAGATGTTGTTAAACCTGAAGTTGAACAAGCGATTGAAACATTTAAAAAATATGGTGTTGATATAAAAGTTTTAACTGGTGATAATAAAAATACAACAAAACATATTGCCGATAAAATTGGTATTAAATCTTCTAAATTAGTAGCAGGAGAAATATTAGATAAACTTAATTCTTCTCAAATAGATGAACTAACAAGAACTGTAAACATTTTTTATAAACTCTCACCTTTCGAAAAAGCTCAAATTATTCATAGTTTAAAAAAAGAAAATGTTGTAGCTTATTTAGGTGATGGAGTAAATGATGCAATTGCATTAAAAAAAGCTGATGTTGGAATTTCAGTTAACAATGCAACACCACTAGCTAAATCTTGTGCTGATGTTATTTTATTAGAAAAAGATTTAAACGTTTTAGAAAATGCTTTTGTTAAAGGTCGTCAAACTTTTGCTAATGCAGTTAAATATATAAAAATTACCGTAGCTTCAAATTTTGGTATTATGCTAACTTTATTAATATCAACAATGTGATTAAAATTTGAAGCAATGTCACCAATTCAACTTTTAATTCAAAACTTAATTTTTGATTTTGCTAACTTAATATTTGTTTTTGATAATGTTGATCAAATAAGTATTAAAAAACCTAAAAAGTGAAATATTAAAACGATTATTCCATTTGGTATTATTAATGGATTAGTTCAAACGATAATAAGCTTTATAAACTTCTTTATTTTATATTTTGCTTTTGATGTTAAAGGTCAAAACATGGATGCTATTCATCAATTCCAAACTGCATACTTTTTAGAATCAATTCTAACTCATATTGTAATTATTCTAGTTTATAGAACTGAGTTAATTTCATTTATTCAATCTATTCCTTCAAAAGAAATGGTTATTGGAATGTTATTCTTTGCTTGTTTACCATTTATGATTATTTTTGCTGATCTTAATACAGGAGATTTATTTAATTTCAATTTAGGAAAAAGTAATTTTAATTGATGATTCTTGATATTATTTGGATTAGAAATCTTTGCTTGAATATTAGCTGAATTATTTAAATTTACTTATAAAAATATTTTCAAAAGTTGGTTATAA
- a CDS encoding HU family DNA-binding protein has product MKKTCNDKSCLLFLTLARVYLGLFAASLIAIILVKLFNAQEMGSLEPNFLWAISNFSFILATPIKWGSASVDVVANICTVSILPTFLFASLISYILYYKKLATTKCEQVDCKCECENSCDNKSCDNKEKPEMMILETPIVEERVIVKSSDLMASIDEEVEEEIIEEPIVKEEKPKSETKISEEVAPVVIAKTRVKSQSRRSTKKHYPQIHKGELLEELYASEELKEMTKVDIKTVFEKTFIVFGKHLVNEREVLVYKFGKFELVDVKERESMNPLTKEKVIVPAHKTAKFKASKALKEKMNK; this is encoded by the coding sequence ATGAAAAAAACATGCAATGACAAAAGTTGTCTTTTATTTTTAACACTTGCAAGAGTATATTTAGGTCTGTTTGCAGCTTCTTTAATTGCTATAATTTTAGTTAAATTATTTAATGCACAAGAAATGGGTTCACTTGAACCAAACTTCTTATGAGCTATATCAAATTTCTCATTTATACTAGCAACTCCAATTAAATGAGGAAGTGCATCAGTTGATGTTGTTGCTAATATATGTACAGTTTCAATACTACCTACATTCTTATTTGCATCATTAATTTCTTACATTTTATATTACAAAAAATTAGCTACTACTAAATGTGAACAAGTTGATTGCAAATGCGAATGTGAAAATTCATGTGACAACAAATCATGCGATAACAAAGAAAAACCTGAAATGATGATTTTAGAAACTCCAATTGTTGAAGAAAGAGTTATAGTAAAATCAAGTGATTTAATGGCTTCTATAGATGAAGAAGTTGAAGAAGAAATAATAGAAGAACCTATTGTAAAAGAAGAAAAACCAAAATCTGAAACAAAAATTAGTGAAGAAGTTGCTCCAGTTGTTATTGCAAAAACTAGAGTTAAATCTCAATCAAGAAGAAGCACTAAAAAACACTACCCTCAAATTCATAAAGGTGAATTATTAGAAGAACTATATGCATCTGAAGAACTAAAAGAAATGACTAAAGTTGATATCAAAACTGTTTTTGAAAAAACATTTATAGTTTTTGGTAAACACTTAGTAAATGAAAGAGAAGTTTTAGTTTACAAATTCGGTAAATTTGAATTAGTTGATGTCAAAGAAAGAGAATCAATGAACCCATTAACAAAAGAAAAAGTAATTGTTCCAGCTCACAAAACAGCTAAATTCAAAGCTTCAAAAGCACTAAAAGAAAAAATGAACAAATAA
- the mnmG gene encoding tRNA uridine-5-carboxymethylaminomethyl(34) synthesis enzyme MnmG — MNTNYDVIVVGGGHAGVEAALASARLNKKTALINLYEDKIATMPCNPSIGGPAKGIVVREIDALGGEMAKAADATAIQTKLLNSSRGPGVWALRVQSDKDKYSEYMRDKVKSQKNLDLITKACEGLLFKDKVVSGVVFDDGSTLTSKAVIITTGTYLKSEILKGVERYEAGPNSEKTTKGISKSLLDLGLKLLRFKTGTPARVYRDSVDLSNAIKEPGTDMKLAFSFSTDSYTPLDQQELCYLIHSTPETKKIIEDNLEKSAMYSGTVESIGPRYCPSFEDKIVRFKDKETHQIFIEPETLNGDTWYIQGFSTSMPIEIQEAMLKSLPGFENVKVKHWAYAIEYDCLDPMQLSPSLELKDVQNLFTAGQINGTSGYEEAASQGLIAGINASRKIDGLEPLILRRDEAYIGVMIDDLINKGVWEPYRLLTSRAEHRLILRNDNAEVRLKEYGRQIGLIKDQEWEEYQQYLQQINEAIAELKEIRFTPKSQLANNLKEKNQANIQHGYSGYELIKIPTVDINELVEFVPKLQNLKTNQLQSIVIETRFEGYVKKEYEQVQKLIKLERKKIPADINYDKVENLATEARQKLEKIRPLNIGQASRITGVNPADIQMLLFYLKKQYPQDINES; from the coding sequence ATGAACACAAATTATGATGTTATTGTAGTTGGAGGAGGACATGCTGGAGTTGAAGCTGCTTTAGCGAGTGCTAGATTAAACAAAAAGACTGCTTTAATTAATTTATATGAAGACAAAATAGCTACTATGCCATGTAACCCAAGTATTGGTGGTCCTGCTAAAGGAATAGTTGTAAGAGAGATTGATGCTTTAGGTGGAGAAATGGCTAAAGCAGCGGATGCTACTGCAATACAAACTAAGTTATTAAACTCATCACGTGGTCCTGGTGTTTGAGCTTTAAGAGTTCAATCTGATAAAGATAAATATTCTGAATATATGAGAGATAAAGTAAAATCTCAAAAGAATTTAGATTTAATAACTAAAGCTTGTGAAGGCTTATTATTTAAAGATAAAGTTGTTAGTGGAGTTGTTTTTGATGATGGTTCAACTCTAACAAGTAAAGCAGTGATTATTACAACTGGAACTTATTTAAAATCTGAAATATTAAAAGGTGTAGAAAGATACGAAGCTGGTCCTAATAGTGAAAAAACAACTAAAGGAATTAGTAAATCATTATTAGATTTAGGTCTTAAATTGTTACGTTTTAAAACAGGAACTCCTGCTAGAGTTTATCGTGATTCAGTAGATTTAAGCAACGCTATTAAAGAACCTGGAACAGATATGAAATTAGCGTTTAGTTTTTCAACAGACTCATACACTCCACTTGATCAACAAGAGTTATGCTATCTAATTCACTCGACTCCTGAAACTAAAAAAATTATTGAAGATAATTTAGAAAAATCTGCAATGTATTCAGGTACAGTTGAATCAATTGGTCCAAGATATTGTCCAAGTTTTGAAGATAAAATTGTAAGATTCAAAGATAAAGAAACTCACCAAATATTTATTGAACCTGAAACATTAAATGGTGACACTTGATACATTCAAGGATTTTCAACTTCTATGCCAATTGAAATTCAAGAAGCAATGTTAAAATCACTACCTGGTTTTGAAAATGTAAAAGTTAAACACTGAGCATATGCTATTGAATATGATTGTTTAGATCCTATGCAATTATCACCTAGTTTAGAATTAAAAGATGTTCAAAACTTATTTACTGCAGGTCAAATTAACGGAACTAGTGGATATGAAGAAGCAGCCAGTCAAGGATTGATTGCAGGAATAAATGCTTCAAGAAAAATAGATGGATTAGAACCTTTAATTTTAAGAAGAGATGAAGCTTATATTGGAGTTATGATTGATGATCTAATTAATAAAGGTGTTTGAGAACCTTATAGATTATTAACAAGTCGTGCCGAACATAGATTAATATTAAGAAATGATAATGCTGAAGTTAGATTAAAAGAATATGGTAGACAAATCGGTTTAATTAAAGATCAAGAATGAGAAGAATACCAACAATATCTACAACAAATTAATGAAGCAATTGCTGAGTTAAAAGAAATTAGATTTACACCAAAATCACAACTAGCAAATAATTTAAAAGAAAAAAATCAAGCAAATATTCAACATGGATATAGTGGTTATGAATTAATTAAAATTCCTACAGTTGATATTAATGAATTAGTAGAATTTGTTCCTAAATTACAAAACTTAAAAACTAACCAACTTCAATCAATAGTTATTGAAACAAGGTTTGAAGGTTATGTTAAAAAAGAATATGAACAAGTTCAAAAATTAATTAAATTAGAACGTAAAAAAATCCCAGCTGATATTAACTATGATAAAGTAGAAAATCTAGCAACAGAAGCAAGACAAAAACTAGAAAAAATAAGACCTTTAAACATAGGACAAGCTTCAAGAATTACAGGAGTAAATCCAGCTGATATTCAAATGTTATTATTCTACTTAAAAAAACAATATCCTCAAGATATTAACGAATCTTAA
- a CDS encoding isochorismatase family protein, which produces MNKALIIVDYQYDFASPSGSLYVKGAEELSSKIIELSKNLKQQGWHIIASKDWHPIDHYSFKQWPVHCVENTKGSEFYFDSSYVDLVIKKGNQKDVESYSVFFDDLTNSNGLDEYLKHHNITKLEIVGVATEVCVKATYDDAIKLGYDAHINLEYCKGFE; this is translated from the coding sequence ATGAATAAAGCTTTAATTATTGTTGATTATCAATACGACTTCGCTAGTCCTAGTGGTAGTTTATATGTAAAAGGAGCAGAAGAATTAAGTTCTAAAATAATAGAACTATCAAAAAACTTAAAACAACAAGGTTGGCATATTATTGCTTCTAAGGACTGACATCCTATAGATCATTATTCATTTAAACAATGACCTGTTCATTGTGTTGAAAATACAAAAGGATCTGAATTTTATTTTGATAGCAGTTATGTAGATTTAGTTATCAAAAAAGGTAATCAAAAAGATGTTGAAAGTTATAGTGTATTTTTTGATGATCTAACTAACTCAAATGGTTTAGATGAATATTTAAAACATCATAATATTACAAAACTAGAAATAGTTGGAGTAGCTACTGAAGTTTGTGTCAAAGCAACTTATGATGACGCTATAAAATTAGGTTATGATGCGCACATTAATTTAGAATATTGCAAAGGTTTTGAATAA
- a CDS encoding BspA family leucine-rich repeat surface protein, which yields MKKLLTILSGVMMLSSVGVASSFLMNNSNNQTMSLRLNQNENPERTIVKEEASEYSSDNKKCTKIGWIEYSDGTVEIEKFNSKVVEVPETLPENITSLVSAFEGVEADSIKGIDKWNTSNVTDFSKVFFEAKAFNESLNWDTSSATTMRSMFDTAEKFNSSLGDKFDTSNVTDMSFMFCRANEFDQDISNFKTSNVTNMRGMFKEAKKFNKAIGSWELSKVTDIGYMFATAEKFNQDLSSWNVKSVQKMDGIFQNAKSFNSNISTWNTSNVTDMSNIFEEASLFNQDISLWNTSNVKDMKNSFTKAIVFNQDLSKWNISNVKNTAYMFSGAETFNQDLSSWNTEKVESMTAMFRNAKAFNQDLSNWNTAGIANVTSRYEFAKESKMENSKLPKWEKRFDYLLVRDSKFELKDENSKINKEKDKHIIQGSAEWNFNSKDLKSVTVDDKEITIENSTVKFNFVESKDKKEHVIKAVFKTEENKEETATMKIVVEPSKSSRKTIIGIASAAVVLIVVSAFGYSFYKKRSNKK from the coding sequence ATGAAAAAATTATTAACAATATTATCAGGTGTTATGATGTTATCATCTGTAGGTGTTGCTAGTTCATTTTTAATGAACAACAGTAATAATCAAACAATGAGTTTAAGACTAAACCAAAATGAAAATCCAGAAAGAACAATAGTAAAAGAAGAAGCTTCTGAATATAGTTCAGACAACAAAAAATGTACAAAAATTGGATGAATTGAATATAGTGATGGAACTGTTGAAATTGAAAAATTTAACTCAAAAGTAGTTGAAGTACCTGAAACATTACCAGAAAACATTACAAGTTTAGTATCAGCTTTTGAAGGTGTTGAAGCAGATTCAATCAAAGGTATTGATAAATGAAATACTTCAAATGTAACTGATTTTTCAAAAGTTTTTTTCGAAGCTAAAGCATTTAACGAAAGTTTAAATTGAGATACTTCCAGTGCTACAACTATGCGTTCTATGTTCGATACAGCTGAAAAATTCAATAGTTCTCTTGGTGATAAATTTGATACTTCAAACGTAACTGATATGAGTTTTATGTTCTGTCGTGCTAATGAGTTCGATCAAGATATTAGTAATTTTAAAACTTCTAATGTAACTAATATGAGAGGCATGTTTAAAGAAGCAAAAAAATTTAACAAAGCAATTGGTTCTTGAGAACTATCTAAAGTAACTGATATTGGATATATGTTTGCTACAGCTGAAAAATTTAATCAAGACTTATCTTCATGAAATGTAAAATCAGTTCAAAAAATGGATGGTATTTTTCAAAATGCTAAATCATTTAATTCAAATATTTCAACTTGAAACACTTCAAATGTAACTGACATGAGTAATATTTTTGAAGAAGCTTCATTATTTAACCAAGACATTTCTTTATGAAACACTTCAAATGTAAAAGATATGAAAAATTCTTTTACTAAAGCAATTGTTTTTAATCAAGACTTAAGTAAATGAAATATTTCTAATGTTAAAAATACAGCATATATGTTTTCAGGTGCTGAAACATTTAACCAAGACTTATCTTCATGAAACACAGAAAAAGTAGAATCAATGACAGCTATGTTTAGAAATGCTAAAGCTTTTAACCAAGACTTAAGTAATTGAAATACTGCTGGAATTGCAAATGTGACATCAAGATACGAGTTTGCTAAAGAATCAAAAATGGAAAATAGTAAACTTCCAAAATGAGAAAAACGTTTCGATTATTTACTTGTTAGAGATTCTAAATTTGAATTAAAAGATGAAAATTCTAAAATTAATAAAGAAAAAGACAAACACATTATTCAAGGTAGTGCTGAATGAAACTTTAATTCAAAAGACTTAAAATCAGTTACAGTTGATGATAAAGAAATAACAATAGAAAATTCTACTGTTAAGTTTAATTTCGTAGAATCAAAAGACAAAAAAGAACACGTGATAAAAGCTGTGTTTAAAACTGAGGAAAATAAAGAAGAAACAGCAACTATGAAAATTGTTGTTGAACCATCAAAATCATCAAGAAAAACTATTATCGGTATAGCTTCAGCAGCTGTTGTATTAATAGTAGTGTCTGCTTTTGGTTATTCATTCTATAAAAAACGTAGCAACAAAAAATAA
- a CDS encoding BspA family leucine-rich repeat surface protein, which translates to MKKLLKILSGVVMLSSVGVASSFLMSNNNNQTMSLRLNQNEESERKIVKKEDSKYGDPDKSGNKKCTKIGWVEYSDGTVEIEKFDSKVIEVPETLPQNITSLKSAFEGVEAISIKGIDKWNTSKITDFSKVFFEAKAFNDSLNWDTSEAVTMSSMFESAEKFNSSLGDKFDTLHVTDMSSMFKKAESFDQNISRFRTYNVTNMREMFQGAKVFDKEIGSWDVSKVTDIGFMFAKTDKFNKNLSSWNTKSVQKMDSTFQEAKSFASDISTWNTSNVTTMSNIFNDATLFDSDISTWNTSNVTDMKNSFKEALVFNQDLSKWDVSKVTDMESMFEKATRFNQDISKWNTENVTNMKAMFRNAKEFNQDLSNWNTAGIADVNWRAHFEVDSRMNSTKLPKWEKNFEYLLVRDSKFKLEGKNPKLIKEKGKYKIQGSAKWMFRSKGLKSVTVDGKEVQIENDTAKFDFAPIIGKKERVIEVVFEDYRKQEHTASMTLIVEPVNPLAKFIIATTFTAIGIGMLSWFSYTIHKKRDNKK; encoded by the coding sequence ATGAAAAAATTATTAAAAATATTATCAGGTGTTGTGATGTTATCATCTGTAGGTGTTGCTAGTTCATTTTTAATGAGCAACAATAATAATCAAACAATGAGTTTAAGACTAAACCAAAACGAAGAATCAGAAAGAAAAATAGTAAAAAAAGAAGATTCAAAATATGGTGATCCAGATAAATCAGGCAACAAAAAATGTACAAAAATTGGATGAGTAGAGTATAGCGATGGAACTGTTGAAATAGAAAAATTTGACTCAAAAGTAATTGAAGTACCTGAAACACTACCACAAAACATTACAAGTTTAAAATCAGCTTTTGAAGGTGTTGAAGCAATTTCAATCAAAGGTATTGATAAATGAAATACTTCAAAAATAACTGATTTTTCAAAAGTTTTTTTCGAAGCTAAAGCATTTAACGACAGTTTAAATTGAGACACTTCTGAAGCTGTAACTATGAGTTCTATGTTCGAATCAGCTGAAAAATTTAATAGTTCTCTTGGCGATAAATTTGACACTTTACATGTAACTGATATGAGTTCTATGTTTAAAAAGGCTGAAAGTTTTGATCAAAATATCAGTAGGTTTAGAACATATAATGTAACTAATATGCGAGAAATGTTTCAAGGAGCAAAAGTTTTTGATAAAGAAATTGGTTCATGAGATGTATCTAAAGTAACTGATATAGGATTTATGTTTGCAAAAACAGATAAATTTAACAAAAATCTGTCTTCATGAAATACAAAATCAGTTCAAAAAATGGATAGTACTTTTCAAGAAGCTAAATCATTTGCTTCAGATATATCTACTTGAAACACTTCAAATGTAACTACTATGAGTAATATTTTTAATGATGCTACGCTATTTGATTCAGATATATCTACTTGAAACACTTCAAATGTAACTGATATGAAAAACTCTTTTAAAGAAGCATTGGTTTTTAATCAAGACTTAAGTAAATGAGATGTATCCAAAGTAACTGATATGGAATCTATGTTTGAAAAAGCTACAAGATTTAATCAAGACATATCTAAATGAAACACAGAAAATGTAACTAATATGAAAGCTATGTTCAGAAATGCTAAAGAATTCAATCAAGACTTAAGTAATTGAAATACAGCAGGAATTGCGGATGTAAATTGAAGAGCTCATTTTGAAGTAGACTCAAGAATGAACAGTACTAAACTTCCAAAATGAGAAAAAAACTTTGAATATTTACTTGTTAGAGACTCTAAATTCAAATTAGAAGGTAAAAACCCTAAACTTATAAAAGAAAAAGGTAAATATAAAATTCAAGGTAGTGCCAAATGAATGTTTAGATCAAAAGGATTAAAATCAGTTACAGTTGATGGAAAAGAAGTACAAATAGAAAATGACACTGCTAAGTTTGATTTTGCTCCAATAATTGGAAAAAAAGAACGTGTTATAGAAGTAGTGTTTGAAGATTATAGAAAACAAGAACATACAGCATCTATGACACTTATTGTAGAACCTGTAAACCCATTAGCAAAATTTATTATTGCAACAACTTTTACAGCTATTGGGATAGGAATGTTATCTTGATTTAGCTATACTATTCACAAAAAACGTGACAACAAAAAATAA